A single window of Vigna radiata var. radiata cultivar VC1973A chromosome 4, Vradiata_ver6, whole genome shotgun sequence DNA harbors:
- the LOC106758525 gene encoding LEAF RUST 10 DISEASE-RESISTANCE LOCUS RECEPTOR-LIKE PROTEIN KINASE-like 1.4 isoform X2 yields the protein MLSLSLTTTTTIVAIILIFSLHHTTSLPPYAPLSTCQLTSFNCGTITNLSYPFTGGDRPSFCGPPQFHLNCQDGVVPVLNISSVSYRVLSINSVAQTLTLARLDLWNETCTKVYVNSTFDDPIFGYGLGNQNLTLFYECKPTSAFTEKPKNLFHCESNGALNESYALVGSLPSDPILGIVECVQHISVPILKEQADRLVENRSLLREILMKGFNVNYWNPYESVCLECVSSDGHCGFDSDKNQPICICEDQLCSTPGKRNNVGVAIGATVGGVAALVVILGCVYFMIQRRRKIYQKSRSMELFIAPTSSGDTFASTTITSQSLSSYQSSNPVTRSYYFGVQVFTYEELEEATKNFDASRELGEGGFGTVYKGELKDGRTVAVKRHYESNSRRIVQFMNEVQILARLRHKNLVTLFGCTSKHSRELLLVYEFIPNGTVAYHLQGRGSKSTLLPWPIRLNIAVETAEALAYLHANDVIHRDVKTNNILLDDQFCVKVADFGLSRDFPTDVTHVSTAPQGTPGYVDPEYYQCYQLTDKSDVYSFGVVLVELISSLQAVDINRNRSDVNLSNMAIKKIQNQELHELVDPYLGFEKDPAMRRMTTAVAELAFRCLQQERDLRPCMDEVVEILRGIKSDGLGGREETEILDIRTDEAILLKKAHSPVSPNSVVDNWVSGSSVSNSS from the exons ATGTTGTCCCTGTCGTtgaccaccaccaccaccattgtAGCCATCATCCTCATCTTCTCTCTCCACCACACTACGTCGTTGCCACCCTATGCACCACTCTCCACCTGCCAACTCACCTCCTTCAACTGCGGCACCATCACCAACCTTTCCTACCCTTTTACCGGCGGCGACCGCCCCTCCTTCTGTGGGCCACCACAGTTCCATTTGAACTGCCAAGACGGTGTCGTCCCCGTGTTGAACATCTCATCAGTGAGCTACCGAGTCCTCAGTATCAACTCGGTGGCTCAGACCCTCACCTTAGCGAGATTAGACCTTTGGAACGAGACATGCACGAAAGTTTACGTGAACTCAACTTTTGATGACCCCATCTTCGGCTATGGTTTGGGGAACCAAAACCTGACCTTGTTTTATGAGTGCAAACCCACCTCAGCGTTCACCGAAAAACCAAAAAATCTGTTTCACTGCGAGAGTAATGGAGCTTTGAATGAGTCTTATGCTTTGGTTGGTTCTTTACCTTCGGATCCTATTCTTGGAATTGTTGAATGCGTTCAACATATTTCGGTTCCAATCCTTAAAGAGCAGGCTGATAGGCTGGTGGAAAACCGGTCTTTGCTTCGGGAGATTCTGATGAAGGGGTTTAACGTGAACTATTGGAATCCTTATGAGAGTGTGTGCCTTGAGTGTGTCAGTTCTGATGGCCATTGTGGCTTTGATTCTGATAAGAACCAACCTATTTGTATTTGTGAGGACCAATTGTGTTCAACTCCAG GTAAACGCAACAATGTAGGTGTAGCAATAG GCGCTACTGTAGGAGGAGTTGCAGCCCTTGTTGTCATTCTTGGATGTGTGTACTTTATgatacaaagaagaagaaaaatttatcaaaaatcaAGAAGTATGGAGCTCTTCATAGCTCCAACTTCAAGCGGAGACACTTTTGCATCAACAACTATCACGTCTCAAAGTCTATCTTCTTACCAATCTTCCAATCCAGTAACCAGGAGTTACTACTTTGGTGTCCAGGTCTTTACCTATGAGGAATTGGAGGAAGCTACCAAAAACTTTGATGCTTCTAGAGAACTTGGTGAGGGAGGTTTTGGCACTGTTTACAAAG GTGAACTCAAAGATGGACGTACAGTTGCAGTGAAACGCCATTACGAAAGCAACTCTAGGCGTATTGTGCAGTTCATGAATGAAGTTCAGATTCTAGCCCGCTTAAGGCACAAGAACCTTGTGACACTCTTTGGTTGCACGTCTAAACATAGCAGAGAACTTCTCCTTGTCTATGAATTCATACCTAATGGAACAGTGGCATATCATCTTCAAGGAAGAGGCTCAAAATCAACTTTACTCCCTTGGCCTATAAGATTGAACATTGCTGTTGAAACGGCTGAGGCTCTAGCCTACCTACATGCAAATGATGTCATACACCGTGATGTTAAAACCAACAACATTCTCTTGGATGATCAATTTTGCGTCAAGGTTGCTGATTTTGGTCTCTCGAGGGATTTCCCAACTGATGTCACTCATGTGTCAACAGCTCCACAGGGAACACCTGGTTATGTTGACCCTGAATATTACCAGTGCTACCAGCTCACTGATAAAAGTGATGTTTACAGCTTTGGAGTGGTTTTGGTTGAGCTTATATCATCACTGCAAGCTGTGGACATCAACAGGAATCGCAGTGATGTGAACTTGTCAAACATggctataaaaaaaattcaaaaccagGAACTGCATGAATTGGTTGATCCTTATCTTGGGTTTGAGAAGGATCCTGCTATGAGGAGGATGACAACAGCAGTGGCAGAATTGGCCTTTAGGTGTTTGCAACAGGAAAGAGATTTGAGACCATGCATGGATGAGGTGGTGGAGATCTTAAGAGGAATCAAGAGTGATGGGCTTGGTGGACGGGAAGAGACAGAAATATTGGATATAAGGACTGATGAAGCTATACTTTTGAAGAAGGCTCATTCTCCTGTTTCACCAAATTCAGTTGTTGACAATTGGGTTAGCGGCTCCTCTGTATCTAATTCCTCATAG
- the LOC106759022 gene encoding uncharacterized protein LOC106759022 yields MHKFKFLATQCAVAGSPTRSPTTSPVIHLRRRKTLRMFLARRRFHPPPQDPPPLPEARVRHKLKDLFVSSPPPPLNEDKTIFHQQQQQQIKEEEEENKDQPVELIPNSALSLRLRTGSPFRRSAAALRPVSSVFRYRLLRRAWRPVLVTIPE; encoded by the coding sequence ATGCACAAATTCAAGTTTCTCGCCACCCAATGTGCCGTCGCCGGCAGTCCCACCCGCAGTCCAACAACCAGCCCTGTCATCCACCTGCGCCGCCGCAAGACCCTCCGCATGTTCCTCGCCCGACGCCGATTCCATCCCCCGCCGCAAGATCCCCCGCCCCTCCCCGAGGCCCGCGTCCGCCACAAGCTCAAGGACCTCTTCGTCTCCTCACCGCCGCCACCCCTTAACGAAGACAAAACAATCTTCCatcaacagcaacaacagcaaataaaagaagaagaagaagaaaacaaggatCAGCCTGTCGAACTCATCCCTAACTCCGCCCTGAGCCTCCGCCTCCGCACCGGATCTCCCTTCCGGCGCTCCGCCGCAGCTCTCCGCCCGGTATCCTCCGTCTTCCGCTACCGGTTGCTGAGAAGAGCGTGGCGGCCGGTGCTTGTCACCATCCCTGAATAG
- the LOC106758526 gene encoding LEAF RUST 10 DISEASE-RESISTANCE LOCUS RECEPTOR-LIKE PROTEIN KINASE-like 1.3 yields the protein MELICENEISYITINDVKYQVWNANPDSHTLKITRQDYSIDLCQPEQVSTSLDTQLYVYESHYKNLTLSYGCTPSDFLPLTYIPCNGTTSGETVYSQFGSFSPVSCKTSVVVPVPLSFQEINNFFQVYRXIKEGFVVRWIIGVEECDKCENSGGECGFEGSSQQTCYCRDGPCPNFSQDSEASSGKRKNVDVAIGATVGGVAALVVILGCVCFIARSVEIFIVPTSSGDTFASTTITSQILSSYQSSKPDPVARTFFGIQVFTCEELEEATKNFDASRELGKGGFGTVYKGELKDGRTVAVKRHDESNSKRIMQFMNEVQILGRLRHKNLVTLFGCTSKHSRELLLVYEFIPNGTVAYHLQGRGSKSTLLPWPIRLNIAVETAEALLYLHANDVIHRDVKTSNILLDDQFCVKVADFGLLRAFPTDVTHVSTAPQGTPGYVDPEYHKCYHLTDKSDVYSFGVVLVELISSLRAVDFNRNGSDVNLSYMALRKIQNQELHELVDPYLGFEKNPTMRIIITAVAALAFRCLQQERVLRPCMDEVVEILRGIKSDELGAREETEILTHEVILSKTAYFPDSIDSLVDDC from the exons ATGGAACTCATCTGCGAAAACGAGATCAGCTACATAACCATTAACGATGTCAAGTACCAGGTTTGGAATGCCAACCCAGATAGCCATACTTTGAAAATCACCAGACAAGATTACTCGATAGACTTATGCCAGCCAGAACAAGTCAGCACCAGCCTTGACACTCAGCTCTACGTTTACGAGTCACACTATAAGAATCTTACCCTTTCCTATGGTTGCACTCCTTCAGACTTTTTGCCTCTCACNTATATTCCTTGTAACGGAACTACTTCTGGGGAAACCGTTTATTCTCAGTTTGGATCATTTTCTCCCGTGTCTTGCAAAACAAGTGTGGTTGTTCCGGTTCCTCTTTCATTTCAGGAGATTAATAATTTCTTCCAAGTATACCGGNCAATCAAAGAAGGGTTTGTGGTGAGATGGATAATAGGTGTTGAAGAATGTGACAAGTGCGAAAACTCAGGTGGAGAATGCGGTTTTGAAGGTTCTTCACAGCAAACTTGTTACTGCAGAGATGGACCTTGTCCTAATTTCTCACAAGATAGCGAAGCATCTTCAG GTAAACGCAAGAACGTAGATGTAGCAATAG GCGCTACTGTAGGAGGAGTTGCAGCCCTTGTTGTCATTCTTGGATGTGTGTGCTTTATTGCAAGGAGTGTGGAGATATTCATAGTTCCAACTTCAAGTGGAGACACTTTTGCATCAACTACTATCACGTCTCAAATTCTATCTTCTTACCAATCTTCCAAGCCTGATCCAGTAGCCAGGACTTTCTTTGGTATCCAGGTCTTTACCTGTGAGGAACTGGAGGAAGCTACCAAAAACTTTGATGCTTCTAGAGAACTTGGTAAGGGAGGTTTTGGCACTGTTTACAAAG GTGAACTCAAAGATGGACGTACGGTTGCAGTGAAACGCCATGATGAAAGCAACTCTAAGCGTATTATGCAGTTCATGAATGAGGTTCAGATTCTAGGCCGCTTAAGGCACAAGAACCTTGTGACACTCTTTGGATGCACCTCTAAACATAGCAGAGAACTTCTCCTTGTCTACGAATTCATACCTAATGGAACAGTGGCTTATCATCTTCAAGGAAGAGGCTCAAAATCAACTTTACTCCCTTGGCCTATAAGATTGAACATTGCTGTTGAAACGGCTGAGGCTCTACTCTACCTACATGCAAACGATGTCATACACCGCGATGTTAAAACCAGCAACATTCTCTTGGATGATCAATTTTGCGTCAAGGTTGCTGATTTTGGTCTCTTAAGGGCTTTCCCCACTGATGTCACTCATGTGTCAACAGCTCCACAAGGAACACCAGGTTATGTTGACCCTGAGTATCACAAGTGCTACCATCTCACTGATAAAAGTGATGTTTACAGCTTTGGAGTGGTTTTGGTTGAGCTTATATCATCATTGCGAGCTGTGGACTTCAATAGGAATGGCAGTGATGTGAACTTGTCATACATGGctttaagaaaaattcaaaaccaGGAACTGCATGAATTGGTTGATCCTTATCTTGGGTTTGAGAAGAATCCTACTATGAGGATAATTATAACAGCAGTGGCAGCATTGGCCTTTAGGTGTTTGCAACAGGAAAGAGTTTTGAGACCATGCATGGATGAGGTGGTGGAGATCTTACGAGGAATCAAGAGTGATGAGCTTGGTGCGAGGGAAGAGACAGAAATATTGACTCATGAAGTTATACTTTCGAAGACGGCTTATTTTCCTGATTCAATAGATTCACTTGTTGACGATTGTTAG
- the LOC106758525 gene encoding LEAF RUST 10 DISEASE-RESISTANCE LOCUS RECEPTOR-LIKE PROTEIN KINASE-like 1.4 isoform X1, which yields MTLFQGSFFLFFVITIITLNQIPTSCADDEHYLKCSSPFQCANLKNLSYPFWGFGRTPYCGHPAFNLQCTGEVATLTLMSESYRVLEVNDSDHRFKLVRTDYWNNICPTILRNITVDGTFFDYGSDTQNLTFYYDCPSFPQSDSVFPWFNCSVNGTQMINYFVTESMLESSEPGEIMGACKSRVVVPILESEAKLLEKNSTVENLKAVLDNGFDAEWDANNSLCDKCQNSGGYCGYNPSSGEFMCYCRDESSPSTCKNSGKRNNVGVAIGATVGGVAALVVILGCVYFMIQRRRKIYQKSRSMELFIAPTSSGDTFASTTITSQSLSSYQSSNPVTRSYYFGVQVFTYEELEEATKNFDASRELGEGGFGTVYKGELKDGRTVAVKRHYESNSRRIVQFMNEVQILARLRHKNLVTLFGCTSKHSRELLLVYEFIPNGTVAYHLQGRGSKSTLLPWPIRLNIAVETAEALAYLHANDVIHRDVKTNNILLDDQFCVKVADFGLSRDFPTDVTHVSTAPQGTPGYVDPEYYQCYQLTDKSDVYSFGVVLVELISSLQAVDINRNRSDVNLSNMAIKKIQNQELHELVDPYLGFEKDPAMRRMTTAVAELAFRCLQQERDLRPCMDEVVEILRGIKSDGLGGREETEILDIRTDEAILLKKAHSPVSPNSVVDNWVSGSSVSNSS from the exons atGACACTTTTTCAAGGctcctttttcttattttttgtcataaccATCATCACCCTAAACCAAATTCCAACATCTTGTGCTGACGATGAGCATTATCTGAAATGCAGTTCTCCGTTTCAGTGTGCGAATCTAAAAAACCTAAGTTATCCTTTCTGGGGATTTGGTAGAACCCCATATTGTGGCCACCCTGCGTTTAACCTGCAATGCACAGGTGAAGTAGCAACGCTTACCTTGATGTCAGAGAGTTATAGAGTTCTTGAAGTCAATGATTCGGATCATAGATTCAAGCTTGTAAGAACTGACTACTGGAATAACATCTGTCCCACTATCCTCAGGAACATCACTGTAGATGGCACTTTCTTTGATTACGGCTCAGATACTCAGAACCTGACTTTCTACTATGATTGTCCTTCGTTTCCTCAATCAGATAGCGTTTTCCCTTGGTTTAACTGTAGTGTAAATGGAACTCAAATGATTAACTATTTTGTGACGGAGAGCATGCTTGAGAGTTCTGAGCCAGGTGAAATAATGGGAGCATGCAAATCTAGAGTAGTCGTTCCGATTTTGGAGTCAGAAGCTAAACTTCTAGAAAAAAACTCAACGGTGGAAAATCTTAAGGCCGTTCTTGATAATGGTTTTGACGCGGAGTGGGATGCAAACAATAGTTTGTGTGATAAATGCCAAAACTCTGGTGGGTACTGTGGTTATAACCCAAGCTCAGGTGAATTTATGTGCTATTGCAGGGACGAATCTTCTCCATCCACATGTAAAAATTCAG GTAAACGCAACAATGTAGGTGTAGCAATAG GCGCTACTGTAGGAGGAGTTGCAGCCCTTGTTGTCATTCTTGGATGTGTGTACTTTATgatacaaagaagaagaaaaatttatcaaaaatcaAGAAGTATGGAGCTCTTCATAGCTCCAACTTCAAGCGGAGACACTTTTGCATCAACAACTATCACGTCTCAAAGTCTATCTTCTTACCAATCTTCCAATCCAGTAACCAGGAGTTACTACTTTGGTGTCCAGGTCTTTACCTATGAGGAATTGGAGGAAGCTACCAAAAACTTTGATGCTTCTAGAGAACTTGGTGAGGGAGGTTTTGGCACTGTTTACAAAG GTGAACTCAAAGATGGACGTACAGTTGCAGTGAAACGCCATTACGAAAGCAACTCTAGGCGTATTGTGCAGTTCATGAATGAAGTTCAGATTCTAGCCCGCTTAAGGCACAAGAACCTTGTGACACTCTTTGGTTGCACGTCTAAACATAGCAGAGAACTTCTCCTTGTCTATGAATTCATACCTAATGGAACAGTGGCATATCATCTTCAAGGAAGAGGCTCAAAATCAACTTTACTCCCTTGGCCTATAAGATTGAACATTGCTGTTGAAACGGCTGAGGCTCTAGCCTACCTACATGCAAATGATGTCATACACCGTGATGTTAAAACCAACAACATTCTCTTGGATGATCAATTTTGCGTCAAGGTTGCTGATTTTGGTCTCTCGAGGGATTTCCCAACTGATGTCACTCATGTGTCAACAGCTCCACAGGGAACACCTGGTTATGTTGACCCTGAATATTACCAGTGCTACCAGCTCACTGATAAAAGTGATGTTTACAGCTTTGGAGTGGTTTTGGTTGAGCTTATATCATCACTGCAAGCTGTGGACATCAACAGGAATCGCAGTGATGTGAACTTGTCAAACATggctataaaaaaaattcaaaaccagGAACTGCATGAATTGGTTGATCCTTATCTTGGGTTTGAGAAGGATCCTGCTATGAGGAGGATGACAACAGCAGTGGCAGAATTGGCCTTTAGGTGTTTGCAACAGGAAAGAGATTTGAGACCATGCATGGATGAGGTGGTGGAGATCTTAAGAGGAATCAAGAGTGATGGGCTTGGTGGACGGGAAGAGACAGAAATATTGGATATAAGGACTGATGAAGCTATACTTTTGAAGAAGGCTCATTCTCCTGTTTCACCAAATTCAGTTGTTGACAATTGGGTTAGCGGCTCCTCTGTATCTAATTCCTCATAG